A stretch of Canis lupus familiaris isolate Mischka breed German Shepherd chromosome 11, alternate assembly UU_Cfam_GSD_1.0, whole genome shotgun sequence DNA encodes these proteins:
- the LOC119873937 gene encoding proteasome subunit alpha type-1-like → MFRNQYDNDVTVWSPQGRIHQTEYAMEAVKQGPATVGLKSKTHAVLVALKRAQSELAAHQKKILHVDNHIGISIVGLTADARLLCNFMRQECLDSRFVFDRPLPVSRLVSLIGSKTQIPTQRYVRRPYGVGLLIAGNDDMGPHIFQTCPSANYFDCRAMSIGAHSQSACTYLERHISGFMECNLNELVKHGLRALRETLPAEQDLTTKNVSIGIVGKDLEFTIYDDDDVSPFLEGLEERPQRKAQPTQPADEPAEKADEPMEH, encoded by the coding sequence ATGTTTCGCAACCAGTATGACAATGACGTCACTGTTTGGAGCCCTCAGGGCAGGATTCATCAAACTGAATATGCAATGGAAGCTGTCAAACAAGGTCCAGCCACAGTTGGTCTGAAATCAAAAACCCATGCAGTGTTGGTTGCATTGAAGAGAGCACAGTCAGAGCTTGCAGCTCATCAGAAGAAAATTCTTCATGTTGATAACCATATTGGTATCTCAATTGTGGGACTTACTGCTGATGCTAGACTGTTATGTAATTTTATGCGCCAGGAGTGTTTGGATTCCAGATTTGTATTTGACAGACCTCTTCCTGTGTCTCGTCTTGTATCTCTAATTGGAAGCAAGACCCAGATACCAACACAAAGGTATGTCCGGAGACCATATGGTGTTGGACTGCTTATTGCTGGTAATGATGATATGGGCCCTCACATTTTCCAAACCTGTCCATCTGCCAACTATTTTGACTGTAGAGCCATGTCCATTGGAGCCCATTCTCAATCAGCTTGTACTTACTTGGAGAGACATATATCTGGGTTTATGGAGTGCAATTTGAATGAACTGGTTAAACATGGTCTGCGTGCCTTACGAGAGACACTTCCTGCAGAACAGGACCTAACTACAAAGAATGTTTCCATTGGAATTGTTGGTAAAGACTTGGAGTTTACgatttatgatgatgatgatgtatctCCATTCCTGGAAGGTCTTGAAGAAAGaccacagagaaaggcacagcCTACTCAACCTGCTGATGAACCTGCAGAAAAGGCTGATGAACCAATGGAGCATTAA
- the LOC119873936 gene encoding protein FAM205A-like isoform X6, whose product MDMESKVRKRHRKVRIRDAASRARRFCQEEADKPWELLSVMRSQDWLPQEGSVRRLLCADTCCQICNAMALEIQQLLSLQQRSLHCKALSFRSATPPVLELMDQKCLTQSAVQSTDAVRIHDCWAEHLQLGQGFQIPEVTCVPETMSCLRLEEPQVPVNQQQMIQSTPGLVCGNQGHWPLNSQVSLQTLNREITTLTHPMAWHMVTVLPAHLPFLSPEVLRLLEVHVKKWMHFQRWGLPRRVEESLRQLMPNPPLFCQAINNQPVSFIQKNTSKFSIETLGPYSCENWASCMANQPTQAFWVSEWSIMGPEQRHHQQQIPNHMALALPSPALKDSSALYALPGYQNHDSVGHLQQKYIQLFCGLPSLHSESLVNTFLGSQNFSMNGSVSKHPLKDPFLKDFSILPLLPKTPPQSDASSSPSSQNWVIPSDNQQPQNSVPLLTLAECNALEWHLLQRQLQLRWGLSAVFQRPQNTQNPMQYRPYGRAQSPEKTSWPVKPITVLTRELVFFPEHGRRLLEFHLQRQLIHHRWGLPQKIQESIQLLLSSSDQSTLSWSSTALATVHAPQPTALEAPGAGDPFSPVTDQVPVPMPHLFDQAKAILQSHINSKCGQIHQGKVPACVCSSWQCIIPGGLQVAPFTCIPESKPLELQATTDPALQQKAGAWIPTALDQQQQAPPDPVTEHIKLPQALSEGAIEKLETTLRHKYLAFLSGLPALYYVALSRAMAPAISTQAVITGMVPGPGEFPTEPLTQMISSEEQCLSPGPCFQDANKTCADTAEECQVEEQVEQMIEEVPLESQAEASELYTLKKPILAKLNFHLRKKILEIQLGIPIKARESREQTGATPDNTSTQESLRSLNNQGKTLLQDLPIPPDAPRAPDPEWLHLKEQLAIELKAVQQNQKQPSSRAVPHGSAHWASKISPPSGDMKEAQVLCVHLEASANSPSLEEPWSPEPQSPGKSKDSAQVPMLAEKREDPGKPKLAGDHGEGDAGFACSFTREISDPDEAQRPKGILLNRAPRTPQRKSHNFHLAAPFEHNTRHHPQIKLPEPSPGIPGVKVSEKNDLHDSLTKLSVILKPARIPKNVQPMVLQASQGQPFLGQLIQARPLQGQTLKGQVLQGQEMPVHTHKRPSLPEAGLRSRMKSFLYCFNSKMKGKGHKESMFSIAGKVANPRKENVQKILAPAKSPVGQTNTQKTRGNSKAQSSPTEKQVCLGFLDGPHSPDSKLRHRSHSHQLHSASVLDHPRHCPRHCPRMACVTQSGNAP is encoded by the exons ATGGATATGGAAAGCAAAGTTaggaaa CGTCACCGAAAAGTCAGGATAAGAGATGCAGCATCAAGAG CTAGGAGATTTTGTCAGGAAGAAGCTGATAAGCCGTGGGAGCTGCTCTCTGTCATGAGAAG CCAGGACTGGCTTCCTCAGGAAGGAAGTGTGCGGCGGCTCCTGTGTGCAGATACCTGCTGCCAAATCTGCAATGCCATGGCTCTGGAGATTCAGCAGTTGCTG AGTCTGCAGCAACGTTCCCTACACTGCAAAGCACTTTCATTTCGATCTGCAACGCCTCCAGTGTTAGAATTAATGGATCAGAAATGCTTAACACAATCAGCTGTCCAGTCAACTGATGCAGTCAGGATCCATGATTGCTGGGCTGAACACCTCCAGCTGGGGCAGGGATTTCAAATTCCGGAGGTGACTTGTGTCCCAGAGACTATGTCTTGTTTAAGACTTGAAGAGCCTCAGGTTCCAGTAAACCAGCAGCAGATGATACAGAGCACTCCCGGCCTTGTCTGTGGAAACCAAGGGCATTGGCCCTTGAATTCCCAGGTCTCTCTGCAGACCCTAAACCGAGAAATCACTACACTGACCCACCCTATGGCCTGGCATATGGTTActgtcctccctgcccacctgccattCCTCAGTCCTGAAGTCTTGAGGCTTCTTGAAGTACATGtgaaaaaatggatgcatttccaGAGGTGGGGGCTACCCAGACGTGTGGAGGAGTCCCTGCGGCAGCTTATGCCAAACCCACCTTTGTTTTGCCAAGCTATCAATAACCAACCAGTTTCTTTCATCCAGAAGAATACTTCTAAGTTTTCTATCGAAACACTCGGGCCCTATTCCTGCGAGAACTGGGCTTCATGTATGGCTAACCAGCCTACCCAGGCCTTCTGGGTTTCTGAGTGGTCCATCATGGGCCCAGAACAAAGACACCACCAGCAGCAAATCCCAAACCATATGGCCCTGGCCTTGCCCTCTCCAGCCCTTAAAGACTCAAGTGCCCTCTATGCACTTCCTGGTTACCAGAATCATGATTCAGTGGGCCATCTGCAGCAGAAATACATCCAGTTATTCTGTGGACTCCCATCTCTGCACAGTGAGTCCCTGGTTAACACCTTCTTAGGCTCTCAAAACTTCTCCATGAACGGGAGCGTGTCCAAGCATCCCTTGAAGGACCCTTTTCTCAAGGACTTCTCcatcctccctctgctgcctAAAACTCCACCCCAGTCAGATGCATCTTCTTCCCCATCTTCCCAAAACTGGGTCATTCCATCTGACAACCAACAACCTCAAAACAGTGTCCCACTTCTGACGCTGGCTGAGTGCAATGCCTTGGAATGGCACCTGCTGCAGAGGCAGCTCCAGCTTCGATGGGGCTTGTCAGCTGTTTTTCAGAGACCTCAGAATACCCAGAACCCCATGCAGTATAGGCCCTATGGCAGGGCCCAGTCTCCTGAGAAAACTTCTTGGCCAGTGAAGCCCATCACAGTCCTCACTAGGGAACTAGTTTTCTTCCCGGAGCATGGCCGGAGACTACTGGAATTCCATCTCCAGCGGCAGTTGATTCACCATCGCTGGGGCCTGCCCCAGAAGATCCAGGAGTCCATCCAACTGCTCCTGTCCTCATCTGATCAGTCAACTCTGTCCTGGAGCAGCACAGCCCTAGCCACTGTGCATGCTCCCCAACCTACAGCCCTAGAGGCACCTGGGGCCGGTGACCCATTCTCTCCAGTCACAGACCAAGTACCAGTCCCCATGCCACACTTGTTTGACCAGGCTAAGGCAATATTGCAGAGCCACATCAACTCCAAATGTGGGCAGATTCACCAGGGCAAGGTCCCTGCTTGTGTATGTAGCTCTTGGCAGTGCATAATTCCTGGGGGCCTGCAAGTGGCTCCCTTCACCTGCATCCCAGAAAGCAAGCCCTTGGAGCTACAGGCCACAACTGACCCTGCCCTACAACAGAAAGCTGGGGCCTGGATACCAACGGCCCTTGATCAACAGCAACAAGCCCCACCAGACCCTGTCACTGAACACATTAAGCTGCCCCAAGCCCTGTCCGAGGGAGCCATTGAGAAACTGGAGACGACTCTGAGGCACAAGTACCTTGCCTTCTTGTCAGGGCTGCCTGCTCTTTATTATGTGGCTCTCTCTAGGGCCATGGCACCGGCAATCTCTACCCAAGCTGTAATCACAGGAATGGTGCCTGGACCTGGCGAATTCCCTACTGAACCTCTGACTCAGATGATCTCATCTGAAGAGCAGTGCCTGAGTCCTGGGCCATGCTTTCAAGATGCCAACAAGACTTGTGCAGACACTGCAGAGGAGTGCCAGGTGGAAGAACAGGTGGAACAAATGATCGAGGAGGTGCCTCTAGAAAGCCAGGCAGAGGCCTCTGAGCTTTACACACTCAAAAAACCCATCTTAGCCAAACTAAATTTCCATCTAAGAAAGAAGATCCTAGAGATACAACTGGGAATTCCCATAAAGGCAAGGGAGtccagagaacaaactggggCAACCCCAGACAACACATCCACACAGGAGTCTCTCAGGAGTCTAAACAATCAAGGAAAAACACTGCTCCAGGATCTCCCCATCCCACCAGATGCTCCTCGTGCCCCAGATCCAGAATGGCTTCACCTGAAAGAACAGCTGGCCATTGAGTTAAAGGCAGTGCAGCAGAACCAGAAGCAGCCTAGTTCAAGAGCAGTACCTCATGGCTCTGCCCACTGGGCCTCCAAGATCTCACCGCCCAGCGGAGACATGAAGGAGGCCCAGGTGCTCTGTGTTCACCTGGAAGCCAGTGCGAACAGCCCCAGCCTGgaggagccctggagccctgagCCCCAAAGCCCTGGCAAGAGCAAGGACTCCGCCCAGGTCCCCATGCTggcagaaaagagagaggaccCAGGGAAACCCAAATTGGCAGGAGACCATGGGGAAGGGGATGCAGGGTTTGCATGCTCCTTTACAAGAGAAATAAGCGACCCCGATGAAGCCCAGAGGCCAAAAGGGATACTTCTGAATAGGGCACCCCGCACCCCCCAGCGAAAGAGCCATAATTTTCATCTTGCTGCTCCCTTTGAACACAATACCCGGCATCACCCTCAGATTAAGCTTCCAGAGCCATCTCCAGGAATCCCTGGGGTTAAAGTATCCGAGAAGAATGACCTGCACGACAGTCTAACCAAGCTCAGTGTCATCCTCAAGCCAGCAAGGATTCCTAAGAATGTCCAGCCTATGGTGCTCCAGGCATCACAGGGCCAGCCTTTCCTGGGCCAACTCATTCAGGCTAGGCCTTTGCAGGGCCAAACTTTGAAAGGTCAGGTTTTGCAGGGACAGGAGATGCCAGTCCATACTCACAAGAGGCCCAGCCTTCCAGAAGCAGGCTTGAGAAGTAGGATGAAATCCTTCCTGTACTGTTTTAACTCCAAGATGAAAGGCAAAGGGCATAAGGAATCCATGTTCTCTATAGCTGGGAAGGTGGCCAaccccagaaaagaaaatgtacaaaagatCCTGGCTCCTGCCAAAAGTCCGGTGGGGCAAACCAACACTCAGAAGACAAGAGGGAACTCCAAGGCCCAATCTTCCCCCACCGAGAAGCAGGTGTGCCTGGGCTTCTTGGATGGACCCCATTCCCCAGACAGTAAGCTCCGGCACCGCTCCCATTCTCACCAACTCCATTCTGCCTCAGTCCTGGACCACCCTCGCCACTGCCCTAGGCACTGTCCTCGAATGGCTTGTGTCACCCAATCAGGGAATGCACCCTAG
- the LOC119873936 gene encoding protein FAM205A-like isoform X1: MLSHTFVLWDFKYPLYTYGFIFIILLIIWRVTKSYHGLRLEPQRICCQRHRKVRIRDAASRARRFCQEEADKPWELLSVMRSQDWLPQEGSVRRLLCADTCCQICNAMALEIQQLLSLQQRSLHCKALSFRSATPPVLELMDQKCLTQSAVQSTDAVRIHDCWAEHLQLGQGFQIPEVTCVPETMSCLRLEEPQVPVNQQQMIQSTPGLVCGNQGHWPLNSQVSLQTLNREITTLTHPMAWHMVTVLPAHLPFLSPEVLRLLEVHVKKWMHFQRWGLPRRVEESLRQLMPNPPLFCQAINNQPVSFIQKNTSKFSIETLGPYSCENWASCMANQPTQAFWVSEWSIMGPEQRHHQQQIPNHMALALPSPALKDSSALYALPGYQNHDSVGHLQQKYIQLFCGLPSLHSESLVNTFLGSQNFSMNGSVSKHPLKDPFLKDFSILPLLPKTPPQSDASSSPSSQNWVIPSDNQQPQNSVPLLTLAECNALEWHLLQRQLQLRWGLSAVFQRPQNTQNPMQYRPYGRAQSPEKTSWPVKPITVLTRELVFFPEHGRRLLEFHLQRQLIHHRWGLPQKIQESIQLLLSSSDQSTLSWSSTALATVHAPQPTALEAPGAGDPFSPVTDQVPVPMPHLFDQAKAILQSHINSKCGQIHQGKVPACVCSSWQCIIPGGLQVAPFTCIPESKPLELQATTDPALQQKAGAWIPTALDQQQQAPPDPVTEHIKLPQALSEGAIEKLETTLRHKYLAFLSGLPALYYVALSRAMAPAISTQAVITGMVPGPGEFPTEPLTQMISSEEQCLSPGPCFQDANKTCADTAEECQVEEQVEQMIEEVPLESQAEASELYTLKKPILAKLNFHLRKKILEIQLGIPIKARESREQTGATPDNTSTQESLRSLNNQGKTLLQDLPIPPDAPRAPDPEWLHLKEQLAIELKAVQQNQKQPSSRAVPHGSAHWASKISPPSGDMKEAQVLCVHLEASANSPSLEEPWSPEPQSPGKSKDSAQVPMLAEKREDPGKPKLAGDHGEGDAGFACSFTREISDPDEAQRPKGILLNRAPRTPQRKSHNFHLAAPFEHNTRHHPQIKLPEPSPGIPGVKVSEKNDLHDSLTKLSVILKPARIPKNVQPMVLQASQGQPFLGQLIQARPLQGQTLKGQVLQGQEMPVHTHKRPSLPEAGLRSRMKSFLYCFNSKMKGKGHKESMFSIAGKVANPRKENVQKILAPAKSPVGQTNTQKTRGNSKAQSSPTEKQVCLGFLDGPHSPDSKLRHRSHSHQLHSASVLDHPRHCPRHCPRMACVTQSGNAP; the protein is encoded by the exons ATGTTGAGCCATACTTTTGTTCTGTGGGATTTCAAGTATCCCTTATATACCTATGGCTTCATCTTTATTATTCTTCTAATTATCTGGCGAGTAACAAAGAGTTACCATGGATTAAGGTTGGAACCTCAAAGGATCTGCTGCCAG CGTCACCGAAAAGTCAGGATAAGAGATGCAGCATCAAGAG CTAGGAGATTTTGTCAGGAAGAAGCTGATAAGCCGTGGGAGCTGCTCTCTGTCATGAGAAG CCAGGACTGGCTTCCTCAGGAAGGAAGTGTGCGGCGGCTCCTGTGTGCAGATACCTGCTGCCAAATCTGCAATGCCATGGCTCTGGAGATTCAGCAGTTGCTG AGTCTGCAGCAACGTTCCCTACACTGCAAAGCACTTTCATTTCGATCTGCAACGCCTCCAGTGTTAGAATTAATGGATCAGAAATGCTTAACACAATCAGCTGTCCAGTCAACTGATGCAGTCAGGATCCATGATTGCTGGGCTGAACACCTCCAGCTGGGGCAGGGATTTCAAATTCCGGAGGTGACTTGTGTCCCAGAGACTATGTCTTGTTTAAGACTTGAAGAGCCTCAGGTTCCAGTAAACCAGCAGCAGATGATACAGAGCACTCCCGGCCTTGTCTGTGGAAACCAAGGGCATTGGCCCTTGAATTCCCAGGTCTCTCTGCAGACCCTAAACCGAGAAATCACTACACTGACCCACCCTATGGCCTGGCATATGGTTActgtcctccctgcccacctgccattCCTCAGTCCTGAAGTCTTGAGGCTTCTTGAAGTACATGtgaaaaaatggatgcatttccaGAGGTGGGGGCTACCCAGACGTGTGGAGGAGTCCCTGCGGCAGCTTATGCCAAACCCACCTTTGTTTTGCCAAGCTATCAATAACCAACCAGTTTCTTTCATCCAGAAGAATACTTCTAAGTTTTCTATCGAAACACTCGGGCCCTATTCCTGCGAGAACTGGGCTTCATGTATGGCTAACCAGCCTACCCAGGCCTTCTGGGTTTCTGAGTGGTCCATCATGGGCCCAGAACAAAGACACCACCAGCAGCAAATCCCAAACCATATGGCCCTGGCCTTGCCCTCTCCAGCCCTTAAAGACTCAAGTGCCCTCTATGCACTTCCTGGTTACCAGAATCATGATTCAGTGGGCCATCTGCAGCAGAAATACATCCAGTTATTCTGTGGACTCCCATCTCTGCACAGTGAGTCCCTGGTTAACACCTTCTTAGGCTCTCAAAACTTCTCCATGAACGGGAGCGTGTCCAAGCATCCCTTGAAGGACCCTTTTCTCAAGGACTTCTCcatcctccctctgctgcctAAAACTCCACCCCAGTCAGATGCATCTTCTTCCCCATCTTCCCAAAACTGGGTCATTCCATCTGACAACCAACAACCTCAAAACAGTGTCCCACTTCTGACGCTGGCTGAGTGCAATGCCTTGGAATGGCACCTGCTGCAGAGGCAGCTCCAGCTTCGATGGGGCTTGTCAGCTGTTTTTCAGAGACCTCAGAATACCCAGAACCCCATGCAGTATAGGCCCTATGGCAGGGCCCAGTCTCCTGAGAAAACTTCTTGGCCAGTGAAGCCCATCACAGTCCTCACTAGGGAACTAGTTTTCTTCCCGGAGCATGGCCGGAGACTACTGGAATTCCATCTCCAGCGGCAGTTGATTCACCATCGCTGGGGCCTGCCCCAGAAGATCCAGGAGTCCATCCAACTGCTCCTGTCCTCATCTGATCAGTCAACTCTGTCCTGGAGCAGCACAGCCCTAGCCACTGTGCATGCTCCCCAACCTACAGCCCTAGAGGCACCTGGGGCCGGTGACCCATTCTCTCCAGTCACAGACCAAGTACCAGTCCCCATGCCACACTTGTTTGACCAGGCTAAGGCAATATTGCAGAGCCACATCAACTCCAAATGTGGGCAGATTCACCAGGGCAAGGTCCCTGCTTGTGTATGTAGCTCTTGGCAGTGCATAATTCCTGGGGGCCTGCAAGTGGCTCCCTTCACCTGCATCCCAGAAAGCAAGCCCTTGGAGCTACAGGCCACAACTGACCCTGCCCTACAACAGAAAGCTGGGGCCTGGATACCAACGGCCCTTGATCAACAGCAACAAGCCCCACCAGACCCTGTCACTGAACACATTAAGCTGCCCCAAGCCCTGTCCGAGGGAGCCATTGAGAAACTGGAGACGACTCTGAGGCACAAGTACCTTGCCTTCTTGTCAGGGCTGCCTGCTCTTTATTATGTGGCTCTCTCTAGGGCCATGGCACCGGCAATCTCTACCCAAGCTGTAATCACAGGAATGGTGCCTGGACCTGGCGAATTCCCTACTGAACCTCTGACTCAGATGATCTCATCTGAAGAGCAGTGCCTGAGTCCTGGGCCATGCTTTCAAGATGCCAACAAGACTTGTGCAGACACTGCAGAGGAGTGCCAGGTGGAAGAACAGGTGGAACAAATGATCGAGGAGGTGCCTCTAGAAAGCCAGGCAGAGGCCTCTGAGCTTTACACACTCAAAAAACCCATCTTAGCCAAACTAAATTTCCATCTAAGAAAGAAGATCCTAGAGATACAACTGGGAATTCCCATAAAGGCAAGGGAGtccagagaacaaactggggCAACCCCAGACAACACATCCACACAGGAGTCTCTCAGGAGTCTAAACAATCAAGGAAAAACACTGCTCCAGGATCTCCCCATCCCACCAGATGCTCCTCGTGCCCCAGATCCAGAATGGCTTCACCTGAAAGAACAGCTGGCCATTGAGTTAAAGGCAGTGCAGCAGAACCAGAAGCAGCCTAGTTCAAGAGCAGTACCTCATGGCTCTGCCCACTGGGCCTCCAAGATCTCACCGCCCAGCGGAGACATGAAGGAGGCCCAGGTGCTCTGTGTTCACCTGGAAGCCAGTGCGAACAGCCCCAGCCTGgaggagccctggagccctgagCCCCAAAGCCCTGGCAAGAGCAAGGACTCCGCCCAGGTCCCCATGCTggcagaaaagagagaggaccCAGGGAAACCCAAATTGGCAGGAGACCATGGGGAAGGGGATGCAGGGTTTGCATGCTCCTTTACAAGAGAAATAAGCGACCCCGATGAAGCCCAGAGGCCAAAAGGGATACTTCTGAATAGGGCACCCCGCACCCCCCAGCGAAAGAGCCATAATTTTCATCTTGCTGCTCCCTTTGAACACAATACCCGGCATCACCCTCAGATTAAGCTTCCAGAGCCATCTCCAGGAATCCCTGGGGTTAAAGTATCCGAGAAGAATGACCTGCACGACAGTCTAACCAAGCTCAGTGTCATCCTCAAGCCAGCAAGGATTCCTAAGAATGTCCAGCCTATGGTGCTCCAGGCATCACAGGGCCAGCCTTTCCTGGGCCAACTCATTCAGGCTAGGCCTTTGCAGGGCCAAACTTTGAAAGGTCAGGTTTTGCAGGGACAGGAGATGCCAGTCCATACTCACAAGAGGCCCAGCCTTCCAGAAGCAGGCTTGAGAAGTAGGATGAAATCCTTCCTGTACTGTTTTAACTCCAAGATGAAAGGCAAAGGGCATAAGGAATCCATGTTCTCTATAGCTGGGAAGGTGGCCAaccccagaaaagaaaatgtacaaaagatCCTGGCTCCTGCCAAAAGTCCGGTGGGGCAAACCAACACTCAGAAGACAAGAGGGAACTCCAAGGCCCAATCTTCCCCCACCGAGAAGCAGGTGTGCCTGGGCTTCTTGGATGGACCCCATTCCCCAGACAGTAAGCTCCGGCACCGCTCCCATTCTCACCAACTCCATTCTGCCTCAGTCCTGGACCACCCTCGCCACTGCCCTAGGCACTGTCCTCGAATGGCTTGTGTCACCCAATCAGGGAATGCACCCTAG